A stretch of the Microcebus murinus isolate Inina chromosome 6, M.murinus_Inina_mat1.0, whole genome shotgun sequence genome encodes the following:
- the DMAC2L gene encoding ATP synthase subunit s, mitochondrial: protein MLFGKVSWQLCGLKKLPWSCDSRYFWGWLNTVFNKVDYERIRDVGPDRAASEWLLRCGAMVRYHGYDRWHKNYNNLPTGSLDKYKIQAIDATNACIMSMGFDHMDGLEHVEKMRLCKCHYIEDDCLQKIGQLEKLQKSLLEMEIISCGNITDKGVIALSNLRNLKYLLLSDLPGVKEKENLVQAFKTALPSLELKLDLK from the exons ATGCTGTTTGGAAAAGTTTCCTGGCAGTTGTGTGGCTTAAAGAAACTCCCATGGTCATGTGACTCCAGATACTTCTGGGGCTGGTTGAATACAGTGTTTAATAA AGTGGATTATGAACGCATTAGGGATGTCGGCCCCGACAGGGCAGCATCCGAGTGGCTGTTGCGATGTGGGGCCATGGTACGCTACCATGGCTATGACAGGTGGCACAAGAACTACAACAACCTCCCAACAGGCTCTCTAGACAAATACAAGATTCAAGCCATCGATGCCACAAACGCTTGTATCATGAGTATGGGATTTGATCACATGG ACGGCTTAGAGCATGTTGAAAAAATGAGACTATGCAAGTGTCATTATATCGAGGATGACTGTTTGCAGAAAATTGGTCAActtgaaaaattacaaaagagcttattggaaatggaaataatttccTGTGGGAATATCACAGACAAAGGCGTCATTGCTTTGAGTAATTTAAG AAACCTCAAGTATTTGTTGTTAAGTGATCTTCCTggagttaaagaaaaagaaaatcttgtccAAGCCTTTAAGACAGCACTGCCTTCTCTGGAACTAAAATTAGACTTGAAGTAA